The Candidatus Saccharibacteria bacterium genome segment TAGAATGGGCTAAGAAAAATCAGGGTCAGGATTGGTTTAATATTATTATTAATCGAGAAGGGCAATTAGAACAGGCTAGCAGGGACTTTACAAGCTTGATTTTTGATTGAGACTTTTATAATTACTTTTTGACAGTATCAACGATAGCCTTAAAGCTTTCGGGGTAATGGAATGCTACTTCGGAGAGGATTTTGCGATCCAGCTTGACATTGTTTTTGGCAAGTAAGTTGATTAGTTGGGAGTAACTGAGACCATTTTGTCTAGCAGCAGCATTGATTCTGGTGATCCAGAGACCACGAAAATCTCGCTTGCGATTTCTGCGATCACGGTAAGCATAGGTTTGGGCTTTGATCCAGGCTTCCTTGGCTTTGCGATAACTCGATCTACGGATATGACTATAGCCTTTGACGGCTTTGATCATCTTTTTGTGTCGTTTGCGGGCAGCTGTACCTCTCTTGACTCTCATATTAGGCTCCGATTAATTTCTTGATTTTCTTGGTCTCAGTGTTATTGAGGGAAAATTCTTTGGTAAACTCACGTTTTCTTGATCCAGATTTGATAGATAACTTGTGGGCGCGAGTAGCCCTACGGCGCATTAATAGACCACTTGATGTGACCTTGATCCGTTTCTTGGCGGTTTTGCTAGTCTTTAATTTTGGCATAATGGTAATTATACCTCATAACTTGACTAATAGCAAACTCAGCCGTAGAGCAGTACTGTATTATCAGCTAAATTATTAATTTAGAGTTGTCCTTAAGAAGATCATATTACCTAATATATATTGACAAATACATCATAGGATGATATCCTAAAGCAGATGAGTATGGAATCGCAAAGTAGTGCAGAGATAGACTCTAAGACTGGATTGTCAGAGCTAGTTAGACAGGTTAAGCAAGGGTTTAAACCTACATCAGCTGGAGGAGATGGTCTGAGGCCTTCTATTATAGAGGGTACTCTTGATGATGATGGATTAGGGGCATTTGCTAAGTTGGTTGAAATGTATCAGTCTTTGGTGGCTGAAGTTGCCAGTCAATATCAAGATGAAATAGAGGATATGCCCGCAATTGATATAGATGATTTAATTAGTGAAGGCTATGGGGGTATTTTGCATGCAGCCTTAACCTTCTCGATTGATCAGAAAGATAGTTTCAGGCGATTAGTTCGTAGATATATGGAGAGATATATAGGCCGGAACCGTTCACTGGTATATGTTCCAAAAGCTGTTCGTCAGGAGATTCAGAATCTTGATGCGCTGGGGACAAATCTCGATCCAGGGGGGAATCCAGCCCCAACCAACCAATGGATTGCATCAATGCCGAGTAAAGCAGTGAAGGATCTAGCTGCTTTAAGGGAGTACCGTGATAGATTAGAAATGGGGGGCAGTTCTGATTTGGATGACCCATATGGCAACCCTGTTTTGGTAGGGTCAGATAGAAATAATCCTAGGATGATGCCCAATCGAAGCCCTGAGAATATTGTAATGGATGAGTATACGAAATTAATACTAGAGGGACTGATAGCACAAGATTCTACAATACTTGAGGATAATGAGAAAGTAGTTCTAGCGAACTGGCTCCAAGGGGACTTTGGGGTATCAGAAGATATTATTAATGAATTTGGGTTAACTAGACCAAGATACAATGCCCTCCAAAGGTCGTTGCTTGATAAATTGCGTAATTACTTGGTATTGACTCTAGGACTTGGAAGAGAAGACGTGTTGTAGGACTATATAAGCTTATGCTTGCAACTTGTTGGGTTGAGTGGTAAGTTGTAACCAGAATAACAGTGTGCTGGTAAACTAAAAAGGGAGTAAACATGGTAAACCAAGATAGAGAAAGTCTTCGCGAAGACCACAGGCCAGAAGAGCAGGTTGGTTTTCCAGATATTAAGTTAGATACAGATACTGAGAAGGGTTACTTGCCGTTGTTGTTTCAAGAGGGTGCCCTAGATACTTTTGGTGCAGGTAAGTATGCAGCTCTTTTTGCAGAATATTACAGGCATAATATACC includes the following:
- the rplT gene encoding 50S ribosomal protein L20, with protein sequence MRVKRGTAARKRHKKMIKAVKGYSHIRRSSYRKAKEAWIKAQTYAYRDRRNRKRDFRGLWITRINAAARQNGLSYSQLINLLAKNNVKLDRKILSEVAFHYPESFKAIVDTVKK
- the rpmI gene encoding 50S ribosomal protein L35 — translated: MPKLKTSKTAKKRIKVTSSGLLMRRRATRAHKLSIKSGSRKREFTKEFSLNNTETKKIKKLIGA